The following proteins are encoded in a genomic region of Amblyraja radiata isolate CabotCenter1 chromosome 37, sAmbRad1.1.pri, whole genome shotgun sequence:
- the bloc1s2 gene encoding biogenesis of lysosome-related organelles complex 1 subunit 2, whose protein sequence is MAEVEPRPLSDAGAGPAHGVGTAGNGDAGEQEVAGGGGKRTDDFGVETAEEATEPSEPDINELCKEMFTKMSVYLQGELTATCEDYKLLENMNKVTGLKYLEMKEIAVNINRNLKDLNQKYASLQPYLDQIGQIEEQVAALEQAAYRLDAYSKKLEAKFKKLEKR, encoded by the exons atggcggagGTGGAGCCGCGTCCGTTGAGCGATGCCGGTGCAGGCCCAGCGCATGGGGTCGGCACGGCCGGCAACGGGGATGCGGGGGAGCAGGAGGTGGCGGGGGGCGGAGGCAAGAGGACCG ATGATTTTGGAGTGGAGACAGCAGAGGAAGCTACAGAACCTTCAGAACCAGACATAAATGAACTCTGTAAGGAGATGTTTACAAAAATGTCCGTCTATCTGCAAGGAGAGCTTACAG CTACCTGTGAAGATTACAAACTATTGGAGAACATGAACAAAGTGACTGGCCTTAAGTACCTTGAGATGAAGGAGATCGCTGTTAATATTAATCGCAACCTCAAAGATCTAAATCAGAAAT ATGCTAGCCTACAACCGTACCTTGACCAGATCGGTCAGATTGAAGAACAAGTAGCGGCACTGGAACAAGCAGCATACAGATTGGATGCATACTCCAAGAAACTAG AAGCCAAATTTAAGAAATTAGAGAAGCGATGA